The nucleotide sequence TGGTAAAGGTGTGCACCTCGTTGACCCGGACCACACGTACTTCGGCCGTGCAGCGGGACCCGGGCGTCCCCGGCACCCGGAACAGTGACGGCACGGGCCACCGGTCCGAGACGGGCCTCAGAGCGGTGCGCCGGGCCAGCTCCTCGGGCAACGGCCCGGACGGCGCCTGGAAGAGTGCCCGCCCTTCTTCGGCGGCCAGGGCGCCCGCCGCGTACACCCGGTGAGGCGGGAAATGGGCGACCTCCTCCGCGATGAGGAAGTCCGCCCGGTATCCCGGCGCAATCAAGCCCCGGTCTCGCATGCCCAGGTAGGCCGCCGGGCGCAGCGACGCCGAGGCAACGGCGTCGAGAGGCGGCCAGCCGAGCGCGACGGCTCTTTCCACGATCCGGCTCAGGTGCCCCGACTTCAGCCGGTTGGGCAGCATGTCGTCGGTCACCAGCAGCACCCGGGAGCGGTCGGGGAGATCGCGCACGAAAGCCACGGTCTCCGGGGTGAGCGACTTTTCCTGCAGCATCACGACCATGCCCTTGGAAAGCTTCTCCGCGATCGTCCGGGGCGTCGCCAGCGTGTGGTCGGAGCGGATGCCCCAGGCGGCGTACCGGGACAGCGGCATGCCTTCGAGGGTCGGCACGTGCCCTTCCAGGCTGAGCCCGGCCGCGGCTCCTGCCCGGACCACGGCGACCGGCCTCGGCTCTTCCCGCAGCAGGCCCTGGTAATCCATCATCTCCCCGAGCGCCAGGACGCCTTCCTCGCCCGCCAGCGCCCGCACGTCGTCCGGGCCCAGCTCGGCGTTGGCCGTCTCGAGGCCCGAGGTCGTGGGCGGGACACAGCTCGGGACGGCGGTCCGCACGTCGAGCGGCAGACCCCGGCTCGCCCGGATCATCCACCGCACGCCGTCCGCTCCGAGAACGTTGGCCATCTCGTGGGGGTCCTGCAGCACGGCCAGCGTGCCCCAGGGCACCACTGCCTCCGCGAAGCGCCCGGGGGTGAGCAGGCTGCTCTCGACGTGCATGTGGGCGTCGACGAGCCCGGGTTGTACCACCGCCCCGCCCGCGTCGACGACCTCTCGGGCGGCCGCCCGGATCTCCCGCGGGAGCGGGCCCTCCTCGACGTACACGAAGCGACCGGCCCGCACTCCGAGCCACCCGAGGAAGATACGCTGGAGCACGACGTCGGCGATGCGGGCCTCCGCGACGACCAGGTCCAGGGGAGGCTCACTCACCACGGCTCACTCCCTTGTGCGAGGTCGTCCACCGCCGCCAGAGCCACGTCGATCATCTGCGCCTCGGCCTGCCGGAACAAGCGCTCCCTTTCGGCGGCGGGGGGCTGGCGTTCGAGCAAGATGTTGGAATCCGTGGCGAGGATGGCGCCTACCCGTACCCCGCGCACGGCGCCCACCACGAAGAGCGTCGCACACTCCTGTTCCGAGGCCACGACGCCGGCTTCGGTCAACTGCCGGTTGAGCCCTGGGTCCTGCCGGTAGAAAGCGTCCCG is from Limnochorda sp. L945t and encodes:
- a CDS encoding adenine deaminase C-terminal domain-containing protein: MVSEPPLDLVVAEARIADVVLQRIFLGWLGVRAGRFVYVEEGPLPREIRAAAREVVDAGGAVVQPGLVDAHMHVESSLLTPGRFAEAVVPWGTLAVLQDPHEMANVLGADGVRWMIRASRGLPLDVRTAVPSCVPPTTSGLETANAELGPDDVRALAGEEGVLALGEMMDYQGLLREEPRPVAVVRAGAAAGLSLEGHVPTLEGMPLSRYAAWGIRSDHTLATPRTIAEKLSKGMVVMLQEKSLTPETVAFVRDLPDRSRVLLVTDDMLPNRLKSGHLSRIVERAVALGWPPLDAVASASLRPAAYLGMRDRGLIAPGYRADFLIAEEVAHFPPHRVYAAGALAAEEGRALFQAPSGPLPEELARRTALRPVSDRWPVPSLFRVPGTPGSRCTAEVRVVRVNEVHTFTTLERRQVVLEDGFPAPSEESAQLPDLCAATVIARRDLPSLSSPGEVPGQPPVLSFVAGLGLRGGAFASSFAHDVHNLFVVGTSPHDMACALRAVLEMGGGMAVSWTEGGKRHTEALALPVAGLISDDPPSTVAERLDRLETALRRLGMRHRNPVLLLTILPLSVSPAFKISDLGIVDVEGHRVLDPVISLSTAGPGDC